One genomic region from Anabaena sp. PCC 7108 encodes:
- a CDS encoding MarR family winged helix-turn-helix transcriptional regulator has protein sequence MSLDKLSEECAARVMETVPLLIRFIRAEMRTHSADSLSISQLRSLSFLNHKPGASLSEVADHLGVTCATASTTIERLVQRHLVQRTDNPQERRRVVLNLTKTGKQLLEQSQEKTRTEISEILEGLTPEQVSHIESGLTLLKNVFEQTETK, from the coding sequence ATGAGTTTGGATAAACTCTCTGAAGAATGTGCCGCTAGGGTGATGGAAACAGTCCCATTATTGATTCGGTTTATCCGAGCAGAGATGCGGACTCATAGTGCTGACTCTTTATCTATATCTCAGTTGCGATCGCTCTCATTTCTCAATCACAAACCTGGTGCTTCTTTATCTGAGGTAGCAGATCATCTCGGTGTCACCTGTGCCACAGCATCAACAACTATCGAAAGATTAGTCCAACGTCATCTGGTGCAACGCACTGATAACCCTCAAGAACGACGACGAGTAGTCCTGAATTTGACAAAGACAGGAAAACAGTTGTTGGAGCAATCCCAGGAAAAAACTCGTACTGAAATTTCAGAGATTCTAGAGGGTTTGACACCAGAGCAAGTATCACATATCGAATCCGGCTTGACTCTACTAAAAAATGTCTTCGAGCAAACAGAAACCAAATAA
- a CDS encoding MFS transporter yields MSSSKQKPNNHNNQAAQHDPFAAIRFRDYRLFTIGRVLLFTAGQMQTVALGWELYERTNSAMVLGLIGLMQVLPMIALTLITGHFADKNDRKKITLCSILLLSLCSIALAVISYFQSAVFLVYACLLLTGVARAFLKPAGDALMWQLIPTSAFTNAATWNSSTFHIASVIGPALGGFSIALFRSATWVYILSALAALLCFCLTAAIKPQKTNFVKEPISLKSLAAGAEFVWNNQLILAAITLDLFAVLLGGAVALLPVFAKDILHVGPVELGYLQAAPSIGALIMGGLLVYLPPIRKAGPALLWSVVGFGIVTIIFGLSRWVWLSLLMLALSGALDSISVVIRHTLVQIRTPDHLRGRVAAINSVFISASNELGGFESGLTAALFGPVLSVVGGGIGTILVVVATAMIWPEIRKLGAVHEDL; encoded by the coding sequence ATGTCTTCGAGCAAACAGAAACCAAATAACCATAACAATCAGGCTGCACAACACGATCCTTTTGCAGCCATACGATTTCGAGATTATCGGCTATTTACCATTGGACGTGTACTCCTCTTTACCGCCGGACAAATGCAAACCGTGGCCTTGGGTTGGGAGCTATATGAACGGACGAATTCAGCGATGGTATTAGGTTTGATAGGTCTGATGCAAGTTTTACCAATGATTGCGCTGACTTTGATAACGGGACACTTTGCTGATAAAAATGACCGGAAAAAGATTACTTTATGCTCAATTTTACTATTAAGCCTTTGTTCAATAGCTTTAGCGGTTATTTCCTATTTTCAAAGTGCAGTCTTTCTAGTTTATGCCTGTTTATTATTAACAGGTGTAGCCAGGGCATTTCTCAAACCTGCCGGTGATGCGCTGATGTGGCAGTTAATACCAACAAGTGCTTTTACCAATGCAGCCACTTGGAATAGTAGTACCTTTCATATAGCGTCGGTAATTGGTCCGGCTTTGGGAGGATTTAGCATAGCTCTTTTTAGGAGTGCGACATGGGTATATATATTGTCAGCCTTGGCGGCACTATTATGTTTTTGTCTCACCGCAGCAATCAAACCCCAAAAAACCAACTTTGTCAAAGAACCAATATCCCTGAAATCCCTGGCTGCGGGTGCTGAGTTTGTTTGGAATAATCAACTAATTCTGGCAGCCATTACCCTAGATTTATTTGCAGTCTTGTTAGGTGGTGCAGTAGCATTATTACCCGTTTTTGCTAAAGATATTCTACACGTGGGGCCTGTGGAATTAGGCTATTTACAAGCGGCTCCATCTATAGGTGCATTGATTATGGGCGGATTGTTGGTATATTTACCACCTATCCGCAAAGCCGGTCCAGCGTTGCTTTGGTCGGTTGTTGGCTTTGGGATTGTGACAATTATTTTTGGATTATCCCGTTGGGTGTGGTTGTCATTATTAATGTTGGCATTAAGTGGGGCATTAGACAGCATTAGCGTAGTCATTCGTCATACCTTGGTACAAATTCGCACTCCTGACCATTTACGAGGTCGAGTTGCGGCTATCAATAGTGTATTTATCAGTGCTTCCAATGAGTTGGGGGGTTTTGAGTCTGGTTTGACTGCGGCTTTATTTGGTCCGGTGTTGTCTGTTGTTGGTGGGGGTATTGGGACGATTTTGGTGGTGGTGGCTACGGCGATGATTTGGCCGGAGATCCGCAAGTTGGGGGCAGTGCATGAGGATTTATAG